One part of the Phragmites australis chromosome 3, lpPhrAust1.1, whole genome shotgun sequence genome encodes these proteins:
- the LOC133911771 gene encoding major pollen allergen Cyn d 1-like, which translates to MASSSSLQLAVAVALALLVGGAWCATPGTKIAFHVENGSSPNNLKLLVKNAAVDIVEVDVKEKGSNEFLPMKQSSGTIWRLNTPKPLKGPLSIRLTAKGGGMRVQDDVIPANWKAGTAYNSKLQFGG; encoded by the coding sequence atggcatcctcctcctccttgcagCTAGCTGTGGCGGTGGCACTGGCACTGCTGGTCGGCGGCGCGTGGTGCGCGACCCCGGGCACCAAGATCGCCTTCCATGTCGAGAACGGCTCCAGCCCCAACAACTTGAAGCTGCTGGTCAAGAACGCCGCCGTCGACATCGTCGAGGTGGATGTCAAGGAGAAGGGCTCCAACGAGTTTCTGCCCATGAAGCAATCGTCGGGCACCATCTGGAGGCTCAACACCCCCAAGCCGCTCAAGGGCCCCTTGTCTATCCGCCTCACAGCGAAGGGAGGCGGCATGCGCGTTCAGGACGACGTCATCCCCGCCAACTGGAAGGCAGGCACCGCCTACAACTCCAAACTCCAGTTCGGAGGCTAA